Proteins encoded by one window of Paenibacillus urinalis:
- a CDS encoding GerAB/ArcD/ProY family transporter: protein MSSNLKKAEDQITTTQASVFVINYMLGAGILTMPRTMAKAVGTPDVWISVLLSSVITFAAGIIIARLCMRFPGKTVFQFTREITGKWIAYIICFCIISYFVTISAFEIRVMAEVTRLYLLEATPVWSYVMIFMWVGFYLVIGGINPIARLYQIILPITLVIFVVIILLSVHLFDINNLRPVLGMGIMPVIKGIKPSLFSFTGFEAMLVVAAYMKHPNKGVKAVVYGISVPLVVYLITVIMVIGGLSLDGTLTKTWPTLDLLRSFETEGLIFERFESLLLVIWIMQIFSTFTITHYAASLGGAQLFKGRKITPFLLLLLPVNYVIAMLPKDINETFILGDILGNFSLVLFCGLPLVLLIISLIRKKGGKQSEQPA, encoded by the coding sequence ATGAGCAGCAATCTGAAAAAGGCAGAAGATCAAATAACAACGACCCAGGCATCGGTTTTTGTAATCAACTACATGCTTGGGGCCGGCATCCTGACGATGCCAAGGACGATGGCCAAGGCGGTCGGAACACCGGATGTCTGGATTTCAGTTCTCTTGTCAAGCGTAATCACCTTTGCTGCAGGCATCATTATAGCGCGTTTATGCATGAGATTTCCCGGGAAGACCGTGTTTCAGTTCACGCGCGAGATTACGGGGAAATGGATTGCCTATATCATCTGTTTTTGCATTATCAGCTACTTTGTCACCATTTCCGCCTTTGAAATCCGGGTGATGGCGGAAGTTACCCGGCTGTATCTGCTGGAAGCAACCCCGGTATGGTCCTATGTCATGATTTTTATGTGGGTGGGCTTTTATTTGGTAATCGGCGGAATTAATCCGATTGCGCGGCTGTATCAGATTATCCTGCCGATTACACTGGTCATTTTTGTCGTTATCATCCTGCTCAGTGTCCACTTGTTCGATATCAACAACCTAAGACCTGTACTTGGAATGGGAATCATGCCGGTCATAAAGGGGATCAAGCCCTCATTGTTTTCATTTACCGGATTTGAAGCCATGTTAGTCGTCGCGGCCTATATGAAGCATCCAAATAAGGGAGTAAAAGCAGTCGTTTACGGCATATCAGTACCGCTGGTCGTATACTTGATTACCGTCATTATGGTCATTGGCGGCTTGTCGCTGGATGGCACTTTAACCAAAACCTGGCCCACGCTTGATCTGCTGCGCAGTTTTGAAACCGAAGGTCTTATCTTTGAGAGGTTCGAATCTCTACTGCTCGTTATTTGGATCATGCAGATTTTCTCAACGTTTACCATTACACATTATGCTGCCTCCCTTGGTGGTGCCCAGCTGTTTAAAGGACGTAAAATTACACCTTTTCTACTGCTGCTCTTGCCCGTCAACTATGTCATCGCGATGCTGCCGAAGGACATTAATGAAACGTTCATCCTTGGTGATATTCTGGGCAATTTCTCACTGGTGCTGTTCTGCGGACTTCCACTAGTTCTTCTCATCATTAGTCTCATACGTAAGAAAGGAGGGAAGCAAAGTGAACAACCTGCGTAA